The following DNA comes from Vibrio gigantis.
CAGACTGTAATCTCGCTTGAACTTGGCTGAGCAGCGAAGGGTACTTAATCAGTCCTAATAGCGTGCGTCGAGACAGATTCATCCCGTGATGCTCAGTGTAAGGCTCTAGCTGCGTGACAATGCGAAATGTTTGGGCATTGCCTTCAAAGCCACCGTGTTCGCGCATCATGTAGTTGAGTGCGACTTCGCCTCCATGCCCATAGGGCGGATGACCAATATCGTGCGCCAAGCACAGTGAATCAATGAGGCTGTCTGAGGGTAATAGGTCTCTGAACTCGGGTTGCTTTTTCTTGAGCTGCGCAACAATACCCGTGCCAAGCTGAGCCGCTTCTAACGAATGGGTTAAGCGCGTGCGGTGAAAGTCATTAACTGTGGTGCCGTGCACTTGAGTTTTTGCTTGTAGTCGACGAAAAGCGGCAGAGTGAAGCACGCGTGCTCGGTCGCGTTGATAAGGGCTGCGGTGATCATCACGTCTTATTTTGTGTTCATCGTCATTTCGATGTTGCCACTCTTGTTCAAGTACAAAAGAAGGTTCGAGTTGAGAATTCAAAATATCACCTATCAAATTGATTTTATTTAACTAATTACAAGCAACTTATACCCAGCTAGCTTATCTCGTCTAGTGATAATTCAAAGCTTGGGGCAAAGGTGGTGAGAAAGTAGTCCATTTCAGGACTTTTTCGCTGTTCGAGAGTCTCTTCTAGCCGACGTTTGGCTTGTTCATACTCATGGTTGCCAGCACTGAGCTCTTCTAAACATTTTAGATACGCACAGATAGTATCGGCTTGTTTTACGATGTTCTGCTCTTCTTTACTGGCAGTGCCGGAGATTAAGAAGGGGGCGAAATCATCTTGAAACTCTTCTGGCAGCATCGAAAGTAGCCTTTGCTCTGCAGCTGCTTCTATCTTCTTATACTCTTGGGCGATATCTGGGTTGTAGTATTTGACGGGGGTCGGCAGGTCCCCAGTCAGTACTTCACTGGTGTCAT
Coding sequences within:
- the yfbR gene encoding 5'-deoxynucleotidase, with product MKQSHFFAHLARMKLIQRWPLMRSVSSENISEHSLQVAFVAHALALIKNKKFDGKLNPEHIALIGMYHDTSEVLTGDLPTPVKYYNPDIAQEYKKIEAAAEQRLLSMLPEEFQDDFAPFLISGTASKEEQNIVKQADTICAYLKCLEELSAGNHEYEQAKRRLEETLEQRKSPEMDYFLTTFAPSFELSLDEIS